The following are from one region of the Sandaracinus amylolyticus genome:
- a CDS encoding acyl-CoA dehydrogenase family protein has translation MDRTLFSEEHELFRKSFRKFLEKEVIPHQERWRASGIVDRDAWRKAGAEGFLCPWMEEQYGGAGGDFLHSVVIMEEMAKVYESGFAIPLHSDVIVPYLHSFGNDAQKKKWLPGCASGELVTAIAMTEPGTGSDLAAVATTAKRVGDEYVLNGSKTFISNGILCDLCIVVAKTENAPGDPHRSMSLFVVEAGRPGFVKGKKLAKMGMASQDTSELHFEDCRIPVENRLGDEGAGFLMLMQKLQQERLVVAIGAQACAEQVLADTVRYTQERTAFGKPISKFQNTQFKLVECATECEVGRAFLDKVVGEHVRGKYLVKECSMAKLWQTEMSQRVIDTCLQFFGGYGYMLEYPVTRAFMDARVQRIFAGTNEIMKIIVAKQMGL, from the coding sequence GTGGATCGCACCCTGTTCTCCGAGGAGCACGAGCTCTTCCGAAAGTCGTTCCGCAAGTTCCTCGAGAAGGAAGTCATCCCGCACCAGGAGCGCTGGCGCGCGAGCGGGATCGTCGATCGCGACGCGTGGCGGAAGGCCGGTGCCGAGGGCTTCCTCTGCCCGTGGATGGAAGAGCAGTACGGCGGTGCCGGCGGCGACTTCCTGCACTCGGTCGTGATCATGGAGGAGATGGCGAAGGTCTACGAGTCGGGCTTCGCCATCCCGCTCCACAGCGACGTGATCGTCCCCTACCTCCACTCGTTCGGGAACGACGCGCAGAAGAAGAAGTGGCTGCCCGGCTGCGCGTCCGGCGAGCTCGTCACCGCGATCGCGATGACCGAGCCCGGCACCGGCTCCGACCTCGCAGCCGTCGCGACCACCGCGAAGCGCGTCGGCGACGAGTACGTGCTGAACGGCAGCAAGACGTTCATCTCGAACGGGATCCTCTGCGACCTGTGCATCGTCGTCGCGAAGACCGAGAACGCGCCCGGTGATCCGCACCGCTCGATGTCGCTCTTCGTCGTCGAGGCGGGACGGCCCGGCTTCGTGAAGGGCAAGAAGCTCGCGAAGATGGGCATGGCCTCGCAGGACACGAGCGAGCTGCACTTCGAGGACTGCCGCATCCCGGTCGAGAACCGTCTCGGCGACGAGGGCGCGGGCTTCCTCATGCTGATGCAGAAGCTGCAGCAGGAGCGCCTCGTGGTCGCGATCGGCGCGCAGGCGTGCGCCGAGCAAGTGCTCGCGGACACGGTGCGCTACACGCAGGAGCGCACGGCGTTCGGCAAGCCGATCAGCAAGTTCCAGAACACGCAGTTCAAGCTCGTCGAGTGCGCGACCGAGTGCGAGGTGGGCCGCGCGTTCCTCGACAAGGTCGTCGGCGAGCACGTGCGCGGGAAGTACCTCGTCAAAGAGTGCTCGATGGCGAAGCTCTGGCAGACCGAGATGAGCCAGCGCGTGATCGACACGTGCCTGCAGTTCTTCGGCGGCTACGGCTACATGCTCGAGTACCCGGTGACGCGCGCCTTCATGGACGCGCGCGTGCAGCGAATCTTCGCGGGCACCAACGAGATCATGAAGATCATCGTCGCGAAACAGATGGGCTTGTAG